A single genomic interval of Eleutherodactylus coqui strain aEleCoq1 chromosome 3, aEleCoq1.hap1, whole genome shotgun sequence harbors:
- the OGN gene encoding mimecan produces the protein MKQKMHMWCSVILLLPFIQSAPPVQQEDLYDYDAGDIFEGMLFKQHFEQTKKEATANEPNGLVVPRGRFKREPDENVTDTTEVKDLPTCLACVCLSGSVYCEETDIEEVPPLPKETAYLYARFNKIKKITVKDFSDFPTLKRIDLTGNVIEEIEDKAFEKLVNLEQLSLAENKLTRIPALPTKLTSFNANDNLIKSKAVKANAFKKLTSLAYLYLANNQLESVPANLPESLRVVHLQFNNIDSITDDSFCKSNDTRYIRPRLDEVRMEGNPVILGKYPNSFTCLRILPHGSYFK, from the exons ATGAAGCAGAAGATGCATATGTGGTGCTCTGTGATCCTGCTGCTGCCATTCATACAGTCGGCACCTCCTGTGCAGCAAGAAGACCTTTACGACTATGATGCAGGTGACATATTTGAGGGGATGCTGTTTAAACAACACTTTGAACAAACCAAGAAGGAAGCAACAGCAAATGAG CCCAATGGACTTGTAGTTCCAAGAGGAAGGTTTAAGAGAGAACCTGATGAAAATGTTACGGATACTACAGAGGTTAAAG ATTTGCCAACATGCCTGGCTTGCGTATGTCTCAGTGGATCAGTTTACTGTGAAGAAACCGATATAGAAGAAGTGCCTCCCTTGCCTAAAGAGACTGCATACCTGTATGCTCGATTCAACAAAATTAAGAAAATTACTGTGAAGGATTTTTCTGACTTCC CCACCTTAAAGAGGATTGACTTGACCGGGAATGTCATAGAAGAGATTGAAGATAAGGCATTTGAGAAGCTGGTTAATCTTGAACAATTGTCACTTGCAGAAAACAAACTGACCCGGATTCCAGCTTTACCAACAAAATTAACCTCATTTAATGCCAATGACAACTTGATTAAAAGCAAAGCCGTCAAGGCCAATGCTTTCAAG AAACTGACCAGCTTAGCATATCTTTATCTGGCTAATAATCAACTGGAGAGTGTCCCAGCAAATCTCCCAGAGAGCCTACGTGTAGTCCATCTACAG TTTAACAACATAGATTCAATCACAGACGATTCATTTTGCAAATCAAATGATACCCGCTACATACGGCCCCGACTGGATGAGGTCAGAATGGAAGGGAACCCTGTGATCCTAGGAAAATATCCAAACAGTTTCACCTGCCTGAGAATTCTACCTCATGGATCATATTTCAAATAG